One Sinorhizobium fredii NGR234 DNA window includes the following coding sequences:
- a CDS encoding sulfite exporter TauE/SafE family protein, with protein MDTEAIGLAIAFFVIALAYAAVGQAGASGYIAAMALSGFSPLAIKPTALALNLMVSAIGTAQFLKVGQVSWRNVYPFAILGFPASALGGSVHLPERVYHPVLGLILVVSAIQMARSALRKSALVITIPKTPPLHAALITGAVIGFVSGTTGSGGGVFLAPVILFKNWGTAHQTAATTAVYNLMNSTAALIGACASWNALPNFLPWWLIAVAAGGSIGALIGSRYLSASWLRVILSVLLMVSGLKLLW; from the coding sequence ATGGACACGGAAGCAATCGGGCTCGCAATAGCTTTTTTCGTCATTGCACTGGCGTATGCAGCAGTCGGACAAGCTGGCGCATCAGGCTACATTGCCGCCATGGCGCTTTCTGGCTTTTCGCCGTTGGCCATTAAGCCGACAGCTCTTGCTTTGAACCTGATGGTCTCAGCGATCGGCACGGCCCAATTCCTGAAGGTGGGGCAGGTGTCCTGGCGTAACGTGTATCCTTTCGCAATTCTGGGCTTTCCGGCTTCGGCTCTCGGTGGCTCAGTGCACCTTCCCGAGAGAGTCTATCACCCGGTTCTCGGGCTGATCCTGGTAGTTTCCGCCATTCAAATGGCGCGATCCGCGCTTCGCAAGAGCGCCTTGGTCATAACCATTCCGAAAACGCCGCCACTACACGCTGCATTGATCACGGGAGCTGTTATCGGTTTCGTCTCGGGCACGACCGGGAGCGGAGGCGGCGTATTCCTCGCACCAGTGATCCTTTTCAAGAATTGGGGAACAGCACATCAGACTGCTGCAACCACGGCCGTTTATAATTTAATGAACTCAACCGCTGCCTTGATTGGAGCGTGCGCTTCCTGGAATGCACTTCCAAACTTTCTCCCGTGGTGGTTGATTGCGGTAGCGGCAGGTGGATCGATAGGCGCTTTAATCGGAAGCCGATATCTTTCCGCTTCCTGGCTTCGCGTCATTCTTTCCGTGCTTCTGATGGTATCAGGCCTCAAGCTGCTTTGGTGA